From Haloarcula sp. CBA1127, a single genomic window includes:
- a CDS encoding CPBP family intramembrane glutamic endopeptidase, whose protein sequence is MDDTAANWGVLVAGLGLVVLVATETGVVGWMTPATTVGPVTARQVAAAGFVVAALAFSLVRHGALDRRQAGLGAAGASIVATLATLIAFFGPEFRTGVEATVGIAVYLTVLAGGLTVALGWALATGVPNDRLYTVARALSVATGIGLVGFLVGTVFAQFVVLGVAAAGLVSATALEGGTVTGPAYVTLTIGLGVGFVGFGAAVASRLDRTWADLDLELPSLRDIGYSVGGVVVLMVALFGFSYIIQTLGLEAARSSVEELAREDPSFLLVMVPLAFLTIAPSEEFIYRNLIQKYLYDDFGEFQAIVLTSAVFGVVHFGQYAAGTPTQTVLSLLLVFVLSTLLGLSYLKTENLLVPIFIHGAFNAIQFLTLYIEITGNPAI, encoded by the coding sequence ATGGACGATACCGCCGCGAACTGGGGTGTTCTCGTTGCTGGCCTCGGTCTCGTCGTACTCGTCGCTACAGAAACTGGCGTCGTTGGCTGGATGACACCGGCGACAACGGTCGGCCCAGTCACCGCCCGACAGGTCGCCGCTGCCGGCTTTGTCGTCGCCGCACTCGCCTTCTCACTCGTCCGTCATGGCGCACTCGACCGCAGACAGGCGGGTCTGGGCGCAGCAGGCGCGAGCATCGTCGCAACCCTCGCGACGCTCATCGCCTTCTTCGGGCCGGAGTTCCGTACTGGCGTCGAGGCGACCGTCGGCATCGCTGTGTATCTCACAGTGCTGGCCGGGGGTCTGACGGTTGCGCTGGGCTGGGCGCTGGCGACCGGCGTCCCGAACGACCGGCTGTACACGGTCGCCAGAGCGCTCTCAGTCGCGACGGGAATCGGGCTGGTCGGCTTCCTCGTGGGCACGGTGTTCGCCCAGTTCGTCGTTCTCGGGGTCGCGGCCGCAGGGCTTGTCAGCGCCACGGCGCTGGAAGGCGGGACTGTCACCGGCCCCGCGTATGTTACGCTCACTATCGGTCTCGGCGTCGGCTTCGTCGGCTTTGGGGCAGCCGTCGCCAGCCGACTAGACCGGACCTGGGCCGATCTGGATCTAGAACTACCCAGTCTCCGTGACATCGGCTACAGCGTCGGCGGCGTCGTCGTCCTCATGGTCGCGCTGTTTGGCTTCAGTTACATCATTCAGACGCTCGGGCTGGAAGCCGCGCGGAGCAGCGTCGAAGAACTGGCCCGCGAAGACCCGTCGTTCCTGCTCGTGATGGTCCCGCTCGCGTTTTTGACTATCGCACCGAGCGAGGAGTTCATTTACCGGAACCTCATCCAGAAGTACCTCTACGATGATTTCGGTGAATTCCAGGCGATTGTACTCACCAGCGCTGTCTTCGGCGTCGTCCACTTCGGACAGTACGCCGCCGGGACGCCGACACAGACCGTCCTCTCGCTACTGCTAGTGTTCGTCCTCTCGACGCTGCTGGGCCTGAGCTATCTCAAGACCGAGAACCTGCTCGTGCCCATCTTTATTCACGGGGCGTTCAACGCCATCCAGTTTCTCACATTGTACATCGAGATTACAGGAAATCCGGCAATCTGA
- a CDS encoding CopG family transcriptional regulator — protein sequence MARRFTIVCDDDQARIIETLARRYGITEEEVLSQLVDLGLEARDEQTV from the coding sequence ATGGCTCGGCGGTTCACCATCGTCTGTGATGACGATCAAGCGCGGATTATCGAAACGCTTGCGCGGCGCTACGGCATCACAGAGGAGGAAGTGCTGTCGCAGCTAGTCGACCTTGGGCTCGAAGCCCGGGACGAACAGACCGTCTAA
- a CDS encoding plastocyanin/azurin family copper-binding protein, with product MDRNRRQFLGALTAVVTGAAAGCSGGDNGEPSPTATATATQVSTRTATATPTDSVTTSTETATPTETPTPTETATSTETPTATGTPVDAEQEVAVAPGSFSFDPETFEVPVGSTVLWVWEAGGHNVKPTATPSGSDWSGTPGDDGKTYSSGYEYAYTFEVPGEYEYHCVPHQSVGMTGSFTVTE from the coding sequence ATGGACCGAAACAGGCGTCAGTTTCTCGGCGCGCTCACGGCCGTCGTTACCGGAGCTGCCGCGGGCTGTAGTGGTGGCGACAACGGTGAACCATCCCCAACAGCGACGGCCACCGCTACGCAAGTATCAACCCGCACTGCGACAGCAACGCCGACTGATTCGGTGACGACCTCAACGGAGACCGCCACCCCAACCGAAACGCCAACACCGACTGAGACTGCAACTTCAACCGAAACGCCGACCGCCACTGGAACGCCGGTGGACGCCGAGCAGGAGGTCGCCGTCGCGCCGGGAAGCTTCAGTTTCGACCCGGAAACGTTCGAGGTCCCTGTCGGAAGCACCGTGCTGTGGGTCTGGGAGGCCGGCGGCCACAACGTCAAGCCGACTGCGACGCCGTCCGGTAGCGACTGGTCCGGGACGCCCGGGGACGATGGGAAGACGTACAGTTCGGGCTACGAGTACGCCTACACGTTCGAGGTCCCCGGCGAGTACGAGTACCACTGCGTCCCCCACCAAAGCGTGGGCATGACGGGGTCGTTCACTGTAACCGAGTGA
- a CDS encoding PRC-barrel domain-containing protein, translating to MAAILAENLSGKDVMGTDGAEIGSLYNITMDFSSGALHNLVIDPAESLRNTNFEYSDQGRLLVPVERVKAVKDHMIVKR from the coding sequence ATGGCTGCAATACTCGCAGAAAACCTGTCGGGGAAAGACGTGATGGGGACTGACGGCGCGGAGATCGGCAGTCTCTACAATATCACGATGGACTTCTCCTCGGGCGCGTTGCACAACCTCGTTATTGACCCCGCGGAGTCGCTCCGCAACACGAACTTCGAGTACAGCGATCAGGGCCGCCTGCTTGTCCCGGTTGAGCGGGTCAAGGCAGTGAAAGACCACATGATCGTCAAACGCTAG
- a CDS encoding NOB1 family endonuclease: MYVLDSSAFINEYHTDEQIATIPLVREELEDEAAYRFDALEGSGMHLHIPEDNTVERIERAASETGDLAELSETDIRLIAAAFELDSRLVTDDYAMQNVAEKLDVAVEVIAREGISEQREWLFQCAGCGREFDENRDRCPICGSSLSRKNPA; this comes from the coding sequence ATGTACGTTCTTGACTCCTCGGCATTTATCAACGAGTATCACACCGACGAGCAGATAGCAACGATTCCGCTCGTCAGAGAGGAACTAGAGGACGAGGCCGCCTATCGCTTCGACGCGCTCGAAGGTTCTGGGATGCACCTTCACATTCCCGAGGACAACACTGTTGAGCGCATCGAGCGCGCCGCCAGCGAAACTGGTGACCTCGCGGAACTCTCGGAAACCGATATCCGGCTGATCGCAGCCGCGTTCGAACTTGACAGCCGCCTCGTCACGGACGATTACGCGATGCAAAACGTCGCGGAGAAACTCGACGTGGCGGTCGAAGTCATCGCCCGTGAAGGGATTTCCGAACAGCGGGAGTGGCTGTTCCAGTGTGCCGGCTGCGGCCGTGAGTTCGACGAGAATCGCGACCGCTGTCCCATCTGTGGGAGCTCGCTTTCGCGGAAAAACCCGGCTTAG
- the infB gene encoding translation initiation factor IF-2: protein MSDTDPTTATDDTLRTPIVAVLGHVDHGKTSLLDKIRGSAVTAGESGAITQHIGATAVPLDVISEIAGDLVDPTDFDLPGLLFIDTPGHHSFSTLRSRGGALADIAILVVDVNDGFQPQTLEAIDILKRTQTPFIVAANKIDTVPGWNPNEGQPVQQTMDAQSDRVQSDLNEKLYEIIGELSDNGFSADMYWRVQNFQANIGVVPVSAETSEGIPDLLTVMMGLSQRYMKEEMEIDTSGPGVGTVLEVKDTQGFGTTLDAIIYDGTIRNDDTIVVGGLQGPIITDVRALLRPRPLEEIRTEQEFEQVDQVAAADGVKIAAPDLGDAMAGAPIRVIRDRDRSEVIAEVEEELAEIEVTTQEEGVVIKADTLGSLEALSSTLEEEEIPVMRAEVGAVAPRDVRVAETAGEPTNQAILAFSVEVLDDARDLAEQEDVELFEDDVIYQLVESYDDHVTAIEEAQQEQILENITRPAKFRILQDHTFRQSDPAVVGVEILSGELRRNVNVIRWDGGEANRVGTLKTIQDEGEDVDSARAGERMAVSIQGPTVGRQIEEGDDLWVEIPEKHAKILEQELKEDISVDEREALSMFLEKHRNRDPFWGK, encoded by the coding sequence ATGTCTGACACGGACCCCACAACAGCCACCGACGACACCCTGCGGACGCCCATCGTCGCCGTTCTGGGCCACGTCGACCACGGGAAGACGAGCCTGCTCGACAAGATCCGTGGTTCGGCCGTCACTGCCGGCGAATCGGGCGCGATTACACAGCACATCGGCGCGACCGCCGTCCCGCTGGACGTGATTTCGGAGATCGCCGGCGATCTGGTCGACCCAACGGACTTCGACCTGCCCGGCCTGCTGTTCATCGACACGCCAGGCCACCACTCCTTCTCGACGCTCCGTTCCCGCGGTGGCGCGCTCGCCGACATCGCCATCCTCGTCGTCGATGTCAACGACGGCTTCCAGCCCCAGACGCTGGAGGCCATTGACATCCTCAAGCGAACCCAGACGCCGTTTATCGTTGCCGCAAACAAGATCGACACCGTCCCGGGCTGGAACCCCAATGAGGGGCAACCAGTCCAGCAGACGATGGACGCACAGTCCGACCGCGTGCAGTCCGACCTCAACGAGAAGCTGTACGAGATTATCGGCGAACTCTCGGACAACGGCTTCTCGGCTGACATGTACTGGCGCGTCCAGAACTTCCAGGCCAATATCGGCGTCGTGCCGGTCTCGGCCGAAACGAGCGAGGGTATCCCCGACCTGCTGACGGTGATGATGGGGCTGTCCCAGCGGTACATGAAAGAGGAGATGGAAATCGACACCAGCGGTCCCGGTGTCGGGACTGTCCTCGAAGTGAAAGACACCCAGGGGTTCGGGACGACGCTTGACGCCATCATCTACGACGGGACCATCCGCAACGACGATACCATCGTCGTCGGCGGGCTGCAAGGGCCGATTATCACTGACGTGCGCGCCCTGCTCCGTCCGCGTCCGCTCGAAGAGATCCGGACCGAACAGGAGTTCGAGCAGGTCGACCAGGTCGCCGCCGCCGACGGTGTCAAAATCGCCGCGCCGGACCTCGGCGACGCGATGGCCGGCGCGCCGATCCGCGTCATCCGCGACCGCGACCGCAGCGAGGTCATCGCTGAGGTGGAGGAGGAACTCGCCGAAATCGAGGTGACGACCCAGGAAGAAGGGGTCGTCATCAAGGCCGACACGCTCGGGTCGCTGGAGGCTCTCTCCAGTACGCTCGAAGAGGAAGAAATCCCGGTGATGCGGGCCGAAGTGGGCGCGGTCGCACCGCGGGACGTGCGAGTCGCCGAAACCGCCGGCGAGCCAACCAATCAGGCGATTCTGGCGTTCAGCGTCGAAGTGCTCGATGACGCGCGGGACCTCGCCGAACAGGAGGACGTGGAACTGTTCGAGGACGACGTCATCTACCAACTCGTGGAGTCCTACGATGACCACGTCACCGCCATCGAGGAGGCCCAGCAGGAGCAGATTCTGGAGAACATCACGCGTCCCGCGAAGTTCCGGATTCTGCAGGACCACACCTTCCGCCAGTCCGATCCCGCCGTCGTCGGCGTCGAAATCCTCTCCGGTGAGCTCCGCCGGAACGTCAACGTCATTAGGTGGGACGGCGGCGAAGCGAACCGCGTCGGGACCCTCAAAACGATTCAGGACGAGGGCGAGGACGTCGACTCGGCCCGTGCCGGTGAGCGCATGGCCGTCTCGATTCAGGGGCCGACCGTCGGCCGCCAGATCGAGGAAGGCGACGACCTCTGGGTCGAAATCCCCGAAAAGCACGCGAAGATTCTCGAACAGGAACTCAAGGAAGACATCTCTGTCGACGAGCGCGAAGCGCTGTCGATGTTCCTAGAGAAACACCGGAACCGCGACCCCTTCTGGGGCAAATAG